Within the Deltaproteobacteria bacterium genome, the region CCTGCGTCCACCGGCGCCGCCCGGCCGTCCGCCGCGCGCGCGCCGGCGCCCGCGCCCCCGACGGCCGCCGCGCACAAGCGGCTCGGAAGTGCTCCCGCGCCCCGCCGGTGGACGATCGCTCTGCAGGCCGGGGCCGTCGCCACACGCGGCGACCTCGGCGTCGGACCGACGGTCGGGATCGCCGCCGATGCGCGCGTGACCGACCGCCTGCGCGCGACGCTCGGCGTCGACTGGGCCGCGTTCGCACGCCAGGACGACGCGCTGCTGTCGCCACCGGGTTGGCCGCGCGGGCGGGGCCAGTTGATCCAGGAAACGGCGGTGACGACCGCTTGGCTGGGAGCGGCCGTCGACGTGGCTCGCTTCGGCCAAGCGCGGCCCTACGCCCGCGCCTCGCTTGGCATCGCGCTGCATCGCACGCAGCTGCGCGCGTTCTCCGCGACGGCGACCGACCGCACGGCGGCGCCCGCGATCGCAGTCGGCATGGGCGTTCGCGGCCAGCGGGGCGCGATGGCCTGGGGCGTCGACGTCGCGTGGCGCGAAACGACCGCCGACTTCGGCATGGCGGCGGCCGCCGCGGGCGAGAACACCGCGTCGGGCCTGTCGGTCACGGCCGGCGCCGGCGCGGCGTTCTAGGAGGCTGTCAGCGGCGGCGGAAGCTCTCTTGCGCGATCGCGCGGCGATTGATCTGGTTCGTTCCCTCGTAGATCTGCGTGAGCTTCGCGTCGCGGAACGCCTTCGCGGCGCGCGCGTGCAGCGCGCCGGCCGACGGCGGCACGAGGTCGAGTGCCGCGGTCGCGACGAACATCGCGGTGTCGCTGCCGACGATCTTCGCCGTCGCGCCGAGCACCGCCTGGTGCGCCCACGCCGCGTCCGATGGCGACGTCGCCTCGGCGAGCGCCGCCACGGCGCGCGCGCCGACCGCGGGCGCCCGCGCGATCCAACTCGCGGCGCGCTGCGCGAACCCGCCGGGCAACAGCACGCCGTCGCAGTGAAACGCCGCCTCGAGATACGCCGCGCGCGCCGCCCGAATGCGAGCCACCATCTCGGCGAGCAGATCGTCCTCCCACGCCTCCGTCCGCCGGCCGCGCGTCGCCGCCAACGCGCACGCGAACGCGTCGCGCGCGATGCCGGTCGCGATCGCTCCGACCGGCCCGCGCGACACGGCCAGCACCCGCCGGCTCAATTCGGCGCCGCCGCCCTCGGCGCCGATGCGATCCGACTCCGGCACAAACACGTCGTCGAACTCGAGTTCGGCGGCGGGGCAGGCGCGCTGGCCCATCTTGTGCTCGACCCGGGCGACGCGGAACCCGGGCGTGCCGCGCCGCACGAGAAACGCCGTCCACGACGCCGCCGGAGCCGACCGATCGAGCGCCGCGAACACGGACACGTACTCGGCCACGTTGCCGTTGCTGATGAACACCTTGCGCCCCGTGATGCGGTAGCCGCCCGGGACGCGGCGCGCATAGCTGCGCACGTCCCCCGTCGCGAGCCCCTCGCGCTCCTCGACGTCGGACCCACCGCCCGGCTCGGTGATCGCGAACGCGCACAGCACCGGCGTCCCCGCCGCCGCCGCGCGCGCCACCTCGGCGAGAACGCGCTCGCCCAGGTCCATATCGAGTTCGAGCAGGATCGGCAACATGCCGAGCCCGTGGGCGCCGAACAGGTTGGCGATGCCGGCGTCGGCGGCGCACATCTCCTCGAACGCCGCCGCCAGCGGAGCGATGCCCAACGCGTCGCCGCCCCACGCGCGCGGCAGCGCCGCCGACAGCCAGCCGTCGAGCCCGCCGGCGCGCACGACGTCCCAGCACACGTATCCGGTTTCGACCTCCGCCCGGCGATCCACGTCGAGCGCGACCGGCGCGATGTGCCGGTGGGCGAACCGCCGGGCGCGGAACACCACGTCCAACATGGCCGGCGTCACGCCGCCGGCCTGCGTCCACTCGAGCCCCGCCGGCGCGCCCAGCCCGCCGGCGACCCCATCGGCCCGCAGCATCACCGCCGGCAGCTCCCGACTCGTGCGGTGGGCAAGCCTCGGCGCGGTGCGCGCACCGCGATCGCGCACGGCCGCCGCACGCCGCACGCCGCGCTCACGCCGCCTCCGGCGCACGCGCCGCCTTCGGCGCATCAAGGCGCGCGAGCGGCCACCGGCGCTCGGCTTCGGGCAGCACCGCGCGCCACGTCGGGTACCACCGCACCTCGACCGGCCGACCCGCGTCCACGCCGAGCGCCGCGATCTCGCGCCCGATCGGGTGCGGTCCGAGTTCGAGCTGCGCGCGGCCGCGCCGCGACCGGATACCGGCCGCGTCCACCGCGATGCGCGTTCGCAGCAGTTCGCCGTCCAACACGGTGTAGGTACACACATCGAAGCGCTGCGGACGCGCTGGCAGTCGCGTATCGACTGCCAGCCGCAAGATCGGCTCGCCGTGCTCGGCCAAGGTGCATACGCGCTGCGCGTCGCGCCACGAAAACGCGATGTCGGCGACGAACTTCGGATAGCCCCACAGCGTGCGCCCGGCGTAGTTTGCGATCTCCGTCGTCACCGGCAGGTGATGCACCCACCAGCCGAACTCCGGCCAGCGACCGTCGATCACGAGCGGCAACAGCGGCGGCGGCCGCCGGCGGCTGCGCACGACCGGCCAACACACCGCCACCTCGCCGTACGGTCCGACGGTCGTCTCGCGATAGTCGAAACACATGATCCCGAGCGGCGCGCGGCCGGGCCAAAGCTCCACCACGCGCAGCGGCTCCGGCACCAGCGCCTGCAGCCGCGCCGTCCGCGCCGGAAACGCCGCCGCCAGCACGGCCGTATCGAAGTAGCGAATCGGCAGGTCGATGTCGAAGCTCATGGGCCGAGCCTATCCGACGCCGCGCGCGGGCGAAAACGGAAACCGTGGGTCACGAACGCGCCGCGCGCGACGCACCCCCTCCACGACGCCGCATCCGGCGCGCGCCGACGGCAGACGCCGCGCACACCCGACGCCCGCCCACGCCTCGCAGCGACGCGCGGTCGGCCCCGAGGGCCCGCGTCGCGGCGCGACCGGTCAGTCGTCGCGCTCGAAGTCCAGCGCTCGCTCGAGGCACAGCCGCGGCGCCGGGCGAAAGCCCACGTGGCGCAAGAACGCCAGCAGGTCGCCGTTGTCCCAGTCGACCTGCGTCTGGACTCGGTCGACGCGCATCGCCTTGACGTTCTTGACGAACTGGTCCCACAGCGCGCGCGCCACGCCGCGGCCGCGAAGCTCGGGGTGTACGCCGATCGCCTCGAGCGTCGCGACCGGCTCCGGCGCGCCGTAGTCGCCGTAATAGATCGATCCCATCAGGAAGCCGACCATCGCGCCGTCGCGTTCCGCGGCGAGACCGAGCCGCACGCCGGCCTCCTCGAGCGCCGCCTTCAGCTTGACCTTGTAGTACTCCGGGCGCGGCCGGCCGAAGCTGTGCGCGTCCAGCCGCACCAGGTCGTCCAGATCGTCGGCGCGCAGCGTGCGCACCACGTAGGCGTCGTCACCGTTCATGCCGCTCTCCTTTCACGCAGCCGCTCGTGCCGATATGCGCCCCACAGCGCCGCGCCGAGCGCGCCGGCGTAGGCCGCGTCGGGATGCGTCCGCACGTCGATCGCGAAGCTCTTCATGTCCGCGGCGAGATCGCACATGCAGGCCAGAAGCCCCTCGTCCGCCGACAGCCCGCCGGTGATCAGCACCACGCCGTCCGTCACCTTCGCGCTGCGCAACAGCTTCAGGAATCGATTGGCCATCGACTCGTGGATGCCGCGCAAGATGTCCTGCACGGCGATGCCGCGCGACACCATGTTGATGACGTCCGTCTCGGCGAGCACCGCGCAGATGCCGGAGATCTTCTCCGGCGACGTCGACGTGCGGGACAGCGGACCGATCTCGTCGAGCGACACGCCGAGATAGCGGGCAATGTTCTCGAGGAATTGCCCCGAGCCGGACGCGCACTGGCTCGTCATGCGGTAGCCGAGCACCTTCGAGCGCTCGTCGAGCTTGATCGCGCGGCCGTGCAGCGCGCCGACGTCCACCACCGCCCGCGTCTCCGGGTCCAGAAACAGCGCGCCGCGCGCGTGGGCGGTCATGCCGTAAAAGTGGCCCGTGCGAAAGTCCACGAGTTCGCCCTCGCCGGTCGTCGCCACGTAGTCGACGTCGTCAGGGCGGACGTTCGCCTGTTCGAGCGCCGCGCCGTACGCGAGCTTGATCACTTCGCGTTGATCGCGCCGGCGGATTCGCTCGGTCCACTTGGCCACCACCCGCGCGCCAGGCCGCTCGCGGCCGCCTCCCTCCGGACTTTCGACGAACGCGACCTTGACCGCGCTCGTGCCGACATCGACACCCGCTGTGAGAATCACGCCGCTGCCCTCCGGTTGCGGGCGTCCCGCAGCGCAAACAGCGCCGCACCGAGCGCCCCGGTGTAGATCGAACTCGGCGAGATGTTGATCGTCCGCTCGCCGTAGTTTTCGCGCACGAGTTCGCGCAACGCGGACACCGCCGCCTCGTTGTTCGCGACCCCGCCGGTAAACGTAAACTCCTCGTCGATGCCGCCCGACCGCGCCAACAGCGCCATCGCGCGCAGGATGATCGCGCGGTGCAGTCCGGCGAGAATGTCCTCGCGCCGCTGGCCCATCGTGAGCCGATCGCGCAGCTCGGCGCCCGCGAACACCGTACAGGTGCTCGTGATCTTCACGCGCCGGGTGGACTGCATCGCCATCGGCCCCAGCTCGTGAACGCCCATGCTCATCTCGTCCGCGATGTAGCCGAGGTAGCGACCGCAACCGGCCGCGCAGCGGTCGTTCATCTGGAAGCTGGTGACGATGCCGTTCTTGTCGACCTGGATCGCCTTGGTGTCCTGGCCGCCGATGTCGAGCACCGTCGCCGTGCGCGGGAACATGTGGTGCGCGCCGAGCCCGTGGCACAGAATCTCGGACCGGATGCTGTCTTTCGGGAACGGCAACCGCTGGCGGCCATACCCCGTGCCGATCGTTCCGATGACGTTGAGTTCGGTCGCGACCACCCGGTCGACCGCGCGAGCTTGGGCGTCGTCGCCGCCGCAATCGGCCAGCGCGGCGCGGATGTTGCTCTCGAACGTGAGGTCCAGCCGCGTGTTTTCGACCTGGATGATCGCCTTGTCGAACACCGACATCAGGTCTTCGAACGTGACGTCGCGGTCGGCGTACCGGGTCGCCGCCGCGGAGAACGCGCTGTTCGCGAGGTCGCGAAAGAAGTCCGACCCCTTCGGCGCCACGAGCCGACGGTGGGCGTCGGTCTCCATGTCGTCGAAGATGCGCTCGAGCCGCTCGCGCAGCGGAGTCGCGATGCGCGCGACGCGCTCGCTCTCCGTCTCGCGCATCGCGGTCTCACGCAGCCGCGCCAGCTGCGACAGGTGCTGGCGCCGGCGAAAGCGCGCCTCGAGGCGCTTGCAGAACGCGTCATCGTTCAGCTCGCGCCGAAGCAGCTCGAAGCGCGCGCCGACGAACGCCTCGTCGCGCGCGATCTGCGCCGCCAGGTCGTAGTTGCTGCGGCTGTTGGTGATGCCGCGGCCGAGCACCCGCTCGTCCTCGTCGAGCATCACGGCCTTGGTCGTCGTCGACCCGAGGTCGATGCCGAGCGCGACGTTCACGCTGCCCTCCGCTTCTGGTCGACCATTTGCAGGTAGCTCTCGATACGATTCTTCACGTTTGCTGCCGAGAAGTAGCGCGGGTCGACGAGATCGGTCTCGATGAACGTCGCCGCCTTGCCGGTTCGCTTCTCCACCTCGCGCAAGATCAACAACTGGCCCGCGCTGAAGCTGTTGCAGCTCTTGACCGAGTTGATCAGCAGGCCGTCGGCATCGTAGTCGCGCACGTAGCGCGCGAGCATCTCCACCCGCGTCGGCAGGTTGAGGTTCGTGTAACAACCGTGGCAGTAGTCCGCCAGGGTCTCGAGCGGCCGCTCGGGGTCGTGCCGGAATCCGTTGTCGTAGACGCCGCCAACCTTGGTGTACGTGCTGGCGACGACGACGGCGCCTTCGTCGTAGAACATCTTCCAGAACTCGCGAAAGCTCGTCCAGTTGGGCGGCCCCTCGACGACGAGGCGGTACTTTTCCTCGGTGAGCACGCCGTCCGGCGTCACCGGACCGAGCCCCTTGGCGATGCGATCTTCCACCTCGGCGCGCAGATCGCGGTAGTAGTCGACCGCGGCCTGCGTCCCGCGGAACGCGGTGAAAATCGGCCCGATGTAGTACACGCCGCCGAAGTAGGCGTCGATCGGGGACGGCCGATGCTTGGCCGACTCGAGCACCGCCACCAGGTCGTCCTCCGCGCGCGCCGACAGCGCCAACGCCTCCTGCAGCCGCGCCTCGTCGTAGCGCGTGCCGGTGATCGACTCCAACGCGGGAATCAACTCGGTGCGAAGCTGGTCGACCACGTACCGGCGCATGCTGTCGGTGATGCGGCCATCGCCCTGATACGGCACGTGCAGCATCACGACCGGGCAGTCGTACTCCTCTTTGAGAAGCTCGAACCACTTCATGAACGTGAAGCAGCCGGTGTAGGACAAGACCAGCAGGTCCGGCTCCGGCAGCGGCTCACCGGTCGGACCGATGTTGCCCGACTTGAGCATACCGATGTCGCATTTGACGTACGTG harbors:
- a CDS encoding acyl-CoA dehydrogenase, whose product is MRRRRRVRRRRRERGVRRAAAVRDRGARTAPRLAHRTSRELPAVMLRADGVAGGLGAPAGLEWTQAGGVTPAMLDVVFRARRFAHRHIAPVALDVDRRAEVETGYVCWDVVRAGGLDGWLSAALPRAWGGDALGIAPLAAAFEEMCAADAGIANLFGAHGLGMLPILLELDMDLGERVLAEVARAAAAGTPVLCAFAITEPGGGSDVEEREGLATGDVRSYARRVPGGYRITGRKVFISNGNVAEYVSVFAALDRSAPAASWTAFLVRRGTPGFRVARVEHKMGQRACPAAELEFDDVFVPESDRIGAEGGGAELSRRVLAVSRGPVGAIATGIARDAFACALAATRGRRTEAWEDDLLAEMVARIRAARAAYLEAAFHCDGVLLPGGFAQRAASWIARAPAVGARAVAALAEATSPSDAAWAHQAVLGATAKIVGSDTAMFVATAALDLVPPSAGALHARAAKAFRDAKLTQIYEGTNQINRRAIAQESFRRR
- a CDS encoding GNAT family N-acetyltransferase; this translates as MNGDDAYVVRTLRADDLDDLVRLDAHSFGRPRPEYYKVKLKAALEEAGVRLGLAAERDGAMVGFLMGSIYYGDYGAPEPVATLEAIGVHPELRGRGVARALWDQFVKNVKAMRVDRVQTQVDWDNGDLLAFLRHVGFRPAPRLCLERALDFERDD
- the bcrD gene encoding benzoyl-CoA reductase subunit D, translating into MILTAGVDVGTSAVKVAFVESPEGGGRERPGARVVAKWTERIRRRDQREVIKLAYGAALEQANVRPDDVDYVATTGEGELVDFRTGHFYGMTAHARGALFLDPETRAVVDVGALHGRAIKLDERSKVLGYRMTSQCASGSGQFLENIARYLGVSLDEIGPLSRTSTSPEKISGICAVLAETDVINMVSRGIAVQDILRGIHESMANRFLKLLRSAKVTDGVVLITGGLSADEGLLACMCDLAADMKSFAIDVRTHPDAAYAGALGAALWGAYRHERLRERRAA
- a CDS encoding benzoyl-CoA reductase subunit A — translated: MNVALGIDLGSTTTKAVMLDEDERVLGRGITNSRSNYDLAAQIARDEAFVGARFELLRRELNDDAFCKRLEARFRRRQHLSQLARLRETAMRETESERVARIATPLRERLERIFDDMETDAHRRLVAPKGSDFFRDLANSAFSAAATRYADRDVTFEDLMSVFDKAIIQVENTRLDLTFESNIRAALADCGGDDAQARAVDRVVATELNVIGTIGTGYGRQRLPFPKDSIRSEILCHGLGAHHMFPRTATVLDIGGQDTKAIQVDKNGIVTSFQMNDRCAAGCGRYLGYIADEMSMGVHELGPMAMQSTRRVKITSTCTVFAGAELRDRLTMGQRREDILAGLHRAIILRAMALLARSGGIDEEFTFTGGVANNEAAVSALRELVRENYGERTINISPSSIYTGALGAALFALRDARNRRAAA
- the bcrB gene encoding benzoyl-CoA reductase subunit B is translated as MSESAHKEPSQLRQKQMIADHFARLARAKQDGKKVVYTFVPGNLTELFHAFGVLPVYPEINALQSGMRQKSGAYIAEAEKLGHSEDVCTYVKCDIGMLKSGNIGPTGEPLPEPDLLVLSYTGCFTFMKWFELLKEEYDCPVVMLHVPYQGDGRITDSMRRYVVDQLRTELIPALESITGTRYDEARLQEALALSARAEDDLVAVLESAKHRPSPIDAYFGGVYYIGPIFTAFRGTQAAVDYYRDLRAEVEDRIAKGLGPVTPDGVLTEEKYRLVVEGPPNWTSFREFWKMFYDEGAVVVASTYTKVGGVYDNGFRHDPERPLETLADYCHGCYTNLNLPTRVEMLARYVRDYDADGLLINSVKSCNSFSAGQLLILREVEKRTGKAATFIETDLVDPRYFSAANVKNRIESYLQMVDQKRRAA